GCATTGGAAAAGGGCACAACCGGGTCAGCATCGCCCATGATAAAAATCAAAGGGGGCAAAGCTTTCACATTACTTTGCAAATGTTTTGGAAGTGGCCCGGCGACACCGGCAATCGCTGCAAATGTATCTGGGCGTTCAATCGCGAGACGGAAGCTGAAGCTTGAGCCATTTGAAAAACCGGTCGTGTATAAGCGTTGCCCGTCGATATTGTAGGAAGTTTGCCATTTGATGATTAAGGCTTGAACAAATGCGACATCATCAATGTTGGCTATATAAGCAGGATTATCTTGTGACCCTTCGTTCCATCGTTTGGAAAATGGGTCAGACTCATTTGCATTTGTCGCTTCAGGATAGAGAACGAAAAAATTTTCTTTCTCTGCCAGTTCATGAAATTTTGTTAAGTGGCTATGATGCTCACCGCTGCTTCCTGCCCCATGAAAGCTAAGCAGGAGCGGAAGCCCGTGATTACCGTCGTAAAATGTTGGAACGTAGTACAAAAAAGATCGTTCTAGTCCCTGGATGTTTATTGTTTCTTTTGTTAATTTTCCTTTTTGCATATCTATCCAACCTCTTGGAAATTACATATTTTTGGTAGAATCATCGTTTTGTTCTACTTTCCTTTCCTCTTTATTCTCATCTAATTTTGTTAACGTCCACCCTGTAT
The Salicibibacter kimchii DNA segment above includes these coding regions:
- a CDS encoding alpha/beta hydrolase family esterase, which produces MQKGKLTKETINIQGLERSFLYYVPTFYDGNHGLPLLLSFHGAGSSGEHHSHLTKFHELAEKENFFVLYPEATNANESDPFSKRWNEGSQDNPAYIANIDDVAFVQALIIKWQTSYNIDGQRLYTTGFSNGSSFSFRLAIERPDTFAAIAGVAGPLPKHLQSNVKALPPLIFIMGDADPVVPFSNADAAGEKSFAVTGLLGARETAETVAYRSNHVKTERIPPLELKDPTRIEQTKYMGQNKTPLVTFYQVKGGGHTWPGGPKIQSPTSNGKVSQQMDASKVIWDTFKQWT